From the genome of Carassius gibelio isolate Cgi1373 ecotype wild population from Czech Republic chromosome A16, carGib1.2-hapl.c, whole genome shotgun sequence, one region includes:
- the LOC128031212 gene encoding protein LRATD2-like: MGNQVEKLTHLNYNELPTTDPNGFDIDDDTPRIGVSYIFSADDDEQEDNLDETEKEDVKHYDCRNELECAVYYRNECIYDRNSRFGEVGTLSWENLANKCKPGDLVEFVAIGQYPHWAICVDDQQVVHLHRNEIKCDFIFDASQGKRGRVVNELYKFSALSPDVVVQTAMEQVGTKERDICWKNSECFAAWCRFGKREFKSGGEIRIGKQPYKMKMQLSEKKSHVLDFQSLEDLIMEKRRNDQMGREAVIQELENHLNCTEDTENDHSCN, encoded by the coding sequence ATGGGGAATCAAGTGGAGAAACTTACCCATTTGAATTACAATGAATTACCTACCACTGACCCTAATGGATTCGACATAGATGACGACACTCCACGGATCGGCGTGTCTTATATTTTCTCTGCTGACGACGACGAGCAGGAGGACAACCTCGATGAGACAGAAAAGGAAGATGTTAAACATTACGACTGCCGCAATGAATTAGAATGCGCGGTATATTATCGCAACGAGTGCATATATGACAGGAATAGCAGGTTCGGTGAAGTGGGAACCCTGTCGTGGGAGAACTTGGCGAATAAATGCAAACCCGGTGACCTGGTGGAGTTTGTGGCTATCGGTCAGTACCCGCACTGGGCCATTTGTGTTGACGACCAACAGGTGGTTCATTTGCACAGAAACGAGATTAAATGCGACTTTATTTTCGATGCCAGTCAAGGCAAAAGAGGCAGAGTTGTGAACGAGCTGTATAAGTTTAGCGCGCTGAGCCCGGATGTTGTGGTGCAGACTGCCATGGAGCAGGTGGGGACGAAAGAGCGAGACATTTGCTGGAAGAACTCTGAATGCTTCGCTGCCTGGTGCAGGTTTGGCAAACGCGAGTTTAAAAGTGGAGGCGAGATACGAATCGGGAAGCAGCCGTACAAGATGAAAATGCAGCTGTCGGAGAAGAAAAGTCACGTTTTGGACTTTCAAAGTTTAGAGGACTTGATCATGGAAAAGAGGAGAAACGACCAAATGGGAAGGGAAGCCGTTATTCAGGAACTGGAGAATCATTTAAATTGCACAGAAGACACTGAGAATGATCACAGTTGTAACTGA
- the LOC128031029 gene encoding TYRO protein tyrosine kinase-binding protein isoform X1, giving the protein MRRILYLMVPMNGLLADFVEGNQDCTSCYQLDTGVAFGIITCDIILTLLIALSVYCFFSHQKRRGSLHTHARCCGSGKARTHQPSMKTKTIEMESPYQELYGVQSDIYSDLQQYRK; this is encoded by the exons ATGAGAAGGATTCTATACCTGATGGTCCCCATGAACGGACTACTCG CTGACTTCGTTGAGGGGAATCAAG ACTGCACTTCATGTTACCAGTTGGACACAGGAGTGGCTTTTGGGATCATCACTTGTGACATCATCCTCACACTCCTCATTGCTCTCTCAGTCTATTGTTTCTTTTCCCATCAGAAAAGACGAGGCAGTTTACATACACACGCCAGATGCTGTGGGTCAG GTAAAGCAAGAACTCACCAGCCATCGATGAAGACAAAGACAATTGAAATGGAATCACCTTATCAG GAGCTTTATGGAGTCCAGTCAGACATATACAGTGATCTTCAGCAGTATCGGAAATGA
- the LOC128031029 gene encoding TYRO protein tyrosine kinase-binding protein isoform X2, protein MRRILYLMVPMNGLLADFVEGNQDCTSCYQLDTGVAFGIITCDIILTLLIALSVYCFFSHQKRRGSLHTHARCCGSARTHQPSMKTKTIEMESPYQELYGVQSDIYSDLQQYRK, encoded by the exons ATGAGAAGGATTCTATACCTGATGGTCCCCATGAACGGACTACTCG CTGACTTCGTTGAGGGGAATCAAG ACTGCACTTCATGTTACCAGTTGGACACAGGAGTGGCTTTTGGGATCATCACTTGTGACATCATCCTCACACTCCTCATTGCTCTCTCAGTCTATTGTTTCTTTTCCCATCAGAAAAGACGAGGCAGTTTACATACACACGCCAGATGCTGTGGGTCAG CAAGAACTCACCAGCCATCGATGAAGACAAAGACAATTGAAATGGAATCACCTTATCAG GAGCTTTATGGAGTCCAGTCAGACATATACAGTGATCTTCAGCAGTATCGGAAATGA